Proteins from a single region of Sphingomonas swuensis:
- a CDS encoding aspartate/glutamate racemase family protein, which yields MHKLGIVGGASWNSTALYYEHINRGVAQRLGGLHSARLVIESLDCEDDYAAFHRCGDWAGGEKVILDTVARLVAAGAEGVILTSNTMHKHYDAVAAAATVPVLHIGEVAASRIAADGRRTVALLGTRVTMTEPHVRQHFDSRNVTLAPIEESWITEVDRIIYEELAAGRVVRDSQRKLKTLITELGKKRVEAIVLGCTELVLAVDPRANVLPVYDTTAIHARAAVDWMLAEKEEARAAA from the coding sequence GTGCACAAGCTCGGGATCGTCGGCGGGGCGAGCTGGAATTCGACCGCGCTCTATTACGAGCACATCAACCGCGGCGTCGCGCAGCGTCTCGGCGGGCTCCACAGCGCGCGGCTGGTGATCGAAAGCCTCGACTGCGAGGACGATTATGCCGCCTTCCACCGCTGCGGCGACTGGGCCGGGGGCGAGAAGGTCATCCTGGACACGGTCGCCCGGCTGGTCGCGGCGGGAGCGGAGGGGGTGATCCTCACCTCCAACACCATGCACAAGCATTATGACGCGGTCGCCGCCGCAGCGACCGTCCCCGTCCTCCACATCGGCGAGGTTGCCGCGTCGCGCATCGCCGCCGACGGCCGCCGCACCGTCGCCCTGCTCGGCACCCGCGTCACCATGACCGAGCCGCACGTCCGGCAACATTTCGACAGCCGCAACGTCACCCTCGCGCCGATCGAGGAAAGCTGGATCACCGAGGTCGACCGGATTATCTACGAGGAACTCGCCGCCGGCCGCGTTGTCCGTGACAGCCAGCGCAAGTTGAAGACCCTCATCACCGAACTCGGAAAGAAGCGCGTCGAGGCGATCGTGCTCGGCTGCACCGAACTGGTGCTGGCGGTCGACCCGCGCGCCAACGTCCTGCCGGTCTACGACACCACCGCCATCCACGCCCGCGCAGCGGTCGACTGGATGCTCGCCGAAAAGGAAGAGGCGAGGGCCGCCGCCTGA